From Pseudanabaena sp. PCC 6802, one genomic window encodes:
- a CDS encoding DUF3598 family protein, with protein sequence MGTNWENFLKNLGEWQGSFVRVSLDGELLDSTPSILCLEGLENDRLVRLSLRRFGAGGYNEPPISTYEQEYRSVGKQIIFFDTGAFSKGSLQLAPFAEFGAEYGFVAENRRLRFVQLYDRQGNLNGLTLIREFRSGATARERPPLTLEQVYGRWQGIACTAYPDWKPSETYPTSLEIKEIGGDRIQQQLSFGDRTITSTARREGNKLIFEEGTLPRQILLLPDGTSSNTPLQVQLRQPFFVELGWLVEATQRQRLMRSYNEKGEWISATHIIEQKVE encoded by the coding sequence ATGGGAACCAATTGGGAAAATTTCCTCAAAAATCTGGGAGAATGGCAAGGATCGTTCGTCCGGGTTTCGCTTGATGGAGAATTGCTGGACTCAACTCCTTCCATTCTTTGCTTAGAAGGACTAGAGAACGATCGACTGGTACGACTCAGTCTGCGACGCTTTGGAGCCGGAGGTTACAACGAGCCTCCCATCTCAACCTACGAGCAAGAATACCGTTCTGTGGGCAAGCAAATTATTTTTTTTGACACGGGCGCTTTTTCTAAAGGATCTTTACAACTGGCACCCTTTGCTGAATTTGGTGCGGAGTATGGTTTTGTAGCCGAAAATCGTCGCTTGCGTTTTGTCCAGCTTTACGATCGCCAGGGGAATTTGAACGGCCTCACCCTGATTCGAGAATTTCGCAGTGGGGCAACAGCCCGCGAGCGTCCGCCTCTGACGCTGGAGCAAGTGTACGGTCGTTGGCAGGGAATTGCCTGCACTGCTTACCCAGACTGGAAGCCCTCAGAAACATATCCCACAAGTTTGGAGATTAAGGAGATAGGTGGCGATCGCATCCAGCAGCAATTGTCCTTTGGCGATCGCACGATAACTTCAACGGCTCGCAGAGAAGGCAATAAACTGATCTTTGAGGAAGGAACGCTCCCCAGGCAAATTTTATTGTTGCCCGATGGAACATCAAGCAATACTCCTCTACAAGTGCAACTCCGACAACCATTTTTTGTTGAATTAGGTTGGCTTGTAGAGGCAACACAACGCCAACGTTTGATGCGCAGCTACAACGAGAAAGGGGAATGGATTAGCGCCACCCACATTATCGAGCAGAAGGTAGAGTAG
- a CDS encoding response regulator transcription factor: MLSPELVKPHSNTALGCILVVEDETIIRNTIALALRDEGYEVITAEDGYSALGALENGDRVDLVVLDIMLPYINGLDFCRTIRHAGNSVPILMLSAKGSESDRIVGLEVGADDYLTKPFGMRELIARCRALMRRRIGYNQQTASSPVLKFGDLTMHLQECRVTVGDKEVSLSPKEFRLLELFMSHPRRVWSREQLLEKIWGTDFVGDSKTVDVHMRWLREKLETDPSDPKYLVTVRGFGYRLG; encoded by the coding sequence ATGCTCTCTCCAGAACTTGTTAAGCCCCATTCAAATACCGCTTTGGGTTGTATTTTGGTGGTTGAGGATGAAACGATCATTCGTAACACTATTGCTCTCGCCCTCAGGGATGAAGGCTACGAGGTCATAACTGCAGAGGATGGTTACAGTGCCTTAGGCGCGCTAGAAAATGGCGATCGCGTCGATTTAGTCGTTCTAGATATCATGTTGCCATATATCAACGGTCTAGATTTTTGTCGTACCATCCGCCATGCTGGAAATTCCGTACCGATCTTAATGTTGAGTGCCAAGGGCAGCGAATCCGATCGCATTGTTGGCCTGGAGGTAGGTGCGGATGATTACCTCACAAAACCCTTTGGCATGCGCGAACTAATAGCGCGATGCCGTGCTTTAATGCGGCGGCGCATCGGTTACAACCAGCAAACTGCTAGCAGCCCCGTTTTAAAATTCGGCGACCTGACTATGCACTTACAGGAATGCCGCGTTACGGTCGGTGACAAAGAAGTCAGCCTTTCTCCGAAAGAGTTCCGGCTTTTGGAATTGTTCATGAGCCACCCCCGCCGCGTCTGGTCGCGCGAACAGTTGCTAGAAAAAATTTGGGGTACTGACTTTGTCGGCGATAGCAAAACCGTCGATGTCCATATGCGCTGGCTCCGCGAAAAACTAGAAACCGACCCCAGCGACCCCAAATACCTGGTTACAGTCCGAGGCTTCGGCTACAGGCTGGGTTGA
- a CDS encoding sensor histidine kinase, producing MLWFLLGFTTSLILLCGGAIWLYLRLKRDLERQGLILSEGLIWQSLQRITSSTRQVQIDMLGGDREPENYLLEPEHDDWQQILQNAPIGYLEVDEENCLCWINVKACNLLGIPVRSDYAITKRLLLQIVRSYELDLLIAQTRTTQQAQQKKWVFHRVVPDPLHPVQQQEQTLRGHSVPLRHEHIGIFIEDCQEAAVLQQQRDRWASDVAHELKTPLTSVRLIVETLSSRVAPDLREWMERLLHEVIRLGNLVEDLLDLGQMDTGMSVRLNLSHVDLPTLIQSAWSNLEPLAAQRQVSLEYRGPGNLDIEVDESRIYRLLLNLFDNSIKHSPPSQPVLVKLGVESDDRGNRQAIIEAIDYGKGFPEAALPYVFDRFYRFDESRARSAGNSGGSGLGLAIARQIVQAHRGSITASNHPETGGAWVRVNLPICYIGED from the coding sequence ATGTTATGGTTCCTCCTAGGCTTTACGACTAGTCTAATCCTGCTATGCGGCGGTGCAATCTGGCTTTACCTCAGGTTAAAGCGCGATCTGGAACGACAAGGACTTATACTGAGTGAGGGATTGATATGGCAATCGCTCCAGCGCATAACAAGTTCGACGAGGCAGGTCCAGATCGATATGCTCGGTGGCGATCGCGAGCCAGAGAACTATCTATTGGAGCCAGAGCATGATGATTGGCAGCAGATTCTTCAAAATGCACCGATTGGCTACCTGGAAGTAGATGAGGAGAATTGTCTGTGCTGGATTAATGTCAAGGCTTGCAATTTGCTTGGCATCCCAGTTCGCTCCGATTACGCTATTACTAAACGCTTGCTATTACAAATCGTGCGTTCCTACGAATTGGATTTGTTAATCGCCCAGACTCGGACAACCCAACAGGCTCAGCAAAAGAAGTGGGTATTTCATCGGGTCGTTCCAGATCCGCTGCATCCCGTGCAGCAGCAGGAGCAAACGCTCAGGGGACATAGCGTGCCTTTGCGCCACGAGCATATTGGCATCTTTATTGAGGACTGTCAGGAAGCAGCCGTTCTTCAGCAGCAACGCGATCGCTGGGCATCGGATGTCGCGCACGAACTCAAAACACCGCTGACATCCGTGCGCCTGATCGTAGAGACATTATCCAGTCGTGTTGCGCCCGATCTCAGAGAGTGGATGGAACGCCTGCTGCATGAAGTAATTCGCCTCGGTAATTTAGTAGAGGATTTACTCGATCTCGGTCAGATGGATACTGGTATGTCCGTACGATTAAATCTCAGTCATGTAGATCTGCCAACATTAATACAGTCCGCATGGTCGAACCTCGAACCTCTGGCAGCACAACGACAGGTGAGTTTAGAGTATCGCGGGCCTGGTAATTTGGATATTGAAGTCGATGAATCGAGGATTTATCGCTTGCTGCTCAATTTGTTTGATAACAGTATTAAACACAGCCCCCCATCGCAACCCGTATTGGTCAAGCTGGGCGTTGAGAGCGACGATCGCGGCAATCGACAAGCCATAATTGAAGCGATCGACTATGGTAAGGGATTCCCTGAAGCAGCTCTACCGTACGTATTTGACCGCTTCTATCGCTTTGACGAATCGCGCGCGCGCTCTGCTGGTAACAGTGGTGGTAGCGGTCTGGGTTTGGCGATCGCGCGTCAAATCGTACAGGCACACCGAGGTAGCATTACCGCCAGCAACCATCCCGAGACTGGTGGGGCTTGGGTGCGAGTTAATCTCCCAATCTGCTACATTGGTGAAGATTAA
- a CDS encoding ribonuclease D has protein sequence MKNFQVFDNDIDSTALEYYLQCGAIAVDTETMGLIPRRDRLCLVQICDASDCVSMVRIQRGITNAPHLKKLMEAPDVTKVFHFARFDVGMLKAYLQITTFPIFCTKIASKLARTYTDKHGLKDLIKELEQIELDKTSQSSDWGSVYELSDTQLQYAANDVRYLLPVRKKLIEMLEREERYELALASFNYLPILVNLDLLGYEDIFRH, from the coding sequence ATGAAGAATTTTCAAGTTTTCGATAACGACATCGATAGCACCGCCCTTGAGTACTACTTACAATGTGGCGCGATCGCTGTTGATACGGAAACGATGGGGTTGATTCCGCGTCGCGATCGCCTGTGTTTAGTCCAAATCTGCGATGCTAGTGACTGTGTCAGCATGGTGAGAATCCAGCGCGGTATTACGAACGCACCGCACCTCAAAAAACTGATGGAAGCACCGGATGTGACCAAAGTATTTCACTTTGCTCGGTTTGACGTGGGCATGTTAAAGGCATATCTGCAAATTACTACGTTTCCAATTTTCTGCACCAAAATCGCTAGCAAACTAGCCCGTACCTACACTGACAAACATGGCTTAAAGGATTTAATTAAGGAACTCGAACAAATAGAACTCGATAAAACCTCCCAAAGTTCTGACTGGGGAAGCGTTTACGAACTTTCCGATACGCAACTTCAATATGCCGCTAATGATGTCCGTTATTTACTACCTGTGCGCAAAAAACTGATCGAAATGCTCGAGCGCGAAGAACGCTACGAACTAGCTCTAGCTAGTTTTAATTATCTACCTATCCTGGTCAATCTGGATTTACTAGGTTACGAAGATATATTTCGCCATTAA
- a CDS encoding glycosyltransferase family 4 protein: MHVAWLGKKTPVCGNVTYGREITNALLERGHKVSFLHFASESEGETEDDYPIDTLQEWQEVTLPFLYKSTIYTVPTLRTSKLLVDSLYNLKPDVVHASLALSPLDFRLPEICEEIGVPLVATFHLPFDVKRRNLTSSTQQITYQIYAPSLADYDQVIVFSAIQRDLLKKLGVPRSRIAIVPNGVDPEKFSPGPSNIKAELKAERLFVYQGRLAPEKNVEALLKAWRKLRLPSTCKLAIVGDGPLAPSLKAFYGLDPTIEWMGFIGDDRRRIEILRGADVFILPSLVEGLSLSLLEAMSCGVACLATDVGADGEALADGAGIILDPRKLTSQLCTLLPLFVSHPEMVSMLGQKARKRVLERYTLNKNIDRVEQLYAQVLRQPKVNVS; this comes from the coding sequence ATGCACGTAGCTTGGCTAGGTAAGAAAACACCCGTATGTGGCAATGTCACCTACGGTCGCGAGATCACAAATGCTTTGTTGGAGCGAGGTCATAAGGTGAGCTTTTTGCACTTTGCGTCGGAAAGCGAAGGCGAAACCGAAGACGACTATCCCATCGATACGCTCCAGGAATGGCAGGAAGTCACTTTACCGTTCTTGTATAAATCCACCATTTACACCGTTCCTACGCTCAGGACTAGCAAACTTTTAGTTGATTCCTTGTACAATCTGAAGCCAGATGTGGTACATGCATCCTTAGCTTTATCCCCACTTGACTTTCGCCTGCCGGAAATCTGCGAAGAGATTGGCGTACCACTGGTTGCCACATTCCATTTGCCATTTGATGTCAAGCGTCGCAACCTGACTTCGAGCACGCAACAAATTACATACCAGATCTACGCTCCTTCGCTGGCAGACTACGATCAGGTGATCGTGTTCTCGGCGATTCAACGCGATCTGCTCAAAAAGCTAGGCGTGCCGCGCAGTCGCATCGCGATCGTTCCCAATGGTGTCGATCCGGAAAAATTCTCACCAGGGCCTTCTAATATCAAAGCAGAGTTAAAGGCAGAGCGACTATTTGTATACCAGGGCAGGCTGGCACCGGAGAAAAATGTGGAAGCACTGCTCAAAGCCTGGCGCAAACTGAGATTACCTTCTACTTGTAAGCTAGCGATCGTGGGTGATGGCCCCCTGGCTCCCAGCCTGAAGGCATTTTACGGCCTAGATCCGACGATTGAATGGATGGGTTTTATCGGAGACGATCGCCGACGGATTGAGATTTTGAGAGGGGCAGATGTATTTATCTTGCCTTCGCTCGTAGAAGGCTTATCTTTGTCTCTACTGGAAGCGATGTCCTGCGGAGTTGCCTGCCTTGCAACCGATGTGGGCGCAGATGGGGAAGCGCTAGCCGATGGTGCGGGCATCATTTTAGATCCCAGAAAACTGACCTCGCAGCTTTGCACGCTACTACCTCTATTTGTATCTCATCCCGAGATGGTGAGTATGTTGGGGCAAAAGGCCAGAAAGCGGGTGTTGGAACGTTATACTCTGAACAAAAATATCGATCGCGTGGAACAGTTATACGCTCAAGTACTCCGCCAACCAAAGGTTAACGTTAGCTAG
- a CDS encoding aspartate aminotransferase: MKDWLQPAQRLGSLPQYVFARLDELKLKAKEQGLDLIDLGMGNPDGATPAPVIKSATQALHDAKNHGYPPFEGTPNFRRAITEWYHRRYKVSLDPESEALPLIGSKEGLTHLALAFINPGDLVIVPSPAYPAHFRGPLIAGAEIYEAILKPENNWLLDLNSIPELVLQRAKVLFFNYPSNPTTAVASREFFEEVVAVARKYEILLVHDMAYAELAFDGYQPTSLLEVPGGKDVGVEFHTMSKTYNMAGWRVGFAVGNRHVVQWLRTLKTNIDYGIFSAIQVAAETALNLPDSYLETVRNRYRDRRDFLIEGLGKLGWNIPKTYATMYLWVPCPPGTKSTDFALDVLSRTGVVLTPGNAFGKGGEGYVRISLIADRDRLGVALQRLEEAGIRYK; the protein is encoded by the coding sequence ATGAAAGACTGGCTACAGCCCGCCCAACGTTTAGGAAGCCTCCCGCAATATGTATTTGCCCGCCTGGACGAGCTAAAGCTCAAGGCCAAAGAGCAAGGGCTGGATTTAATCGACCTGGGTATGGGAAATCCAGACGGAGCAACGCCTGCGCCAGTCATCAAGAGCGCGACTCAAGCATTGCACGATGCCAAAAATCACGGCTACCCTCCCTTTGAGGGTACTCCTAATTTTCGGCGTGCCATTACGGAATGGTACCATCGCCGCTACAAAGTATCGCTCGATCCAGAAAGCGAAGCATTGCCATTGATTGGCTCCAAAGAGGGGCTGACGCATTTAGCACTTGCCTTTATTAATCCGGGCGATCTGGTGATAGTTCCCAGTCCTGCCTATCCCGCACACTTCCGGGGGCCATTGATTGCCGGAGCGGAAATTTATGAAGCCATCCTCAAGCCAGAAAATAACTGGCTGCTAGATTTAAATAGCATCCCCGAATTGGTGCTGCAACGAGCCAAGGTGCTCTTTTTTAACTACCCCAGCAACCCAACTACGGCAGTGGCTTCGCGGGAGTTTTTTGAGGAAGTAGTGGCAGTTGCCCGTAAATACGAGATCTTGCTGGTGCACGACATGGCATATGCAGAGCTTGCCTTTGACGGCTATCAGCCTACCAGTCTGCTAGAAGTCCCTGGCGGTAAGGATGTGGGCGTGGAATTTCATACAATGTCCAAGACCTATAACATGGCAGGCTGGCGGGTTGGCTTTGCCGTGGGCAACCGCCATGTGGTTCAGTGGCTGCGCACCTTGAAAACCAATATTGATTACGGTATTTTTTCCGCAATTCAGGTGGCGGCTGAAACAGCACTAAACCTACCGGATTCTTACTTAGAAACCGTGCGGAACCGCTACCGCGATCGCCGCGACTTTCTCATTGAGGGTTTGGGCAAACTGGGCTGGAATATTCCCAAAACCTACGCCACGATGTACCTCTGGGTACCATGTCCGCCCGGCACCAAATCCACCGATTTTGCGCTTGACGTGCTGAGCCGTACAGGTGTAGTCCTGACTCCTGGCAATGCTTTTGGTAAGGGTGGCGAAGGCTACGTCCGCATTAGCCTGATTGCCGATCGCGATCGCCTGGGCGTAGCACTGCAGCGTCTAGAAGAAGCAGGCATACGCTATAAGTAA
- a CDS encoding ABC transporter permease, protein MLTPPVELDLEKMLLAIAMMAIAAGLSVWQKLGLAGSLAIATVRSIVQLVIVGYLLDAVFDLKQPVVILLVVLVMSAIASVEARHRIGKKVPFVLPLVWLSVVVGAGTILAYTTAIVVRPGVWYAPQYLIPLAGMILGNAMNGASIAAEKLTAALSDRAREIETHLSLGATAQQAIAAYESDAIKTAMIPSINGMMVVGLVTLPGMMTGQILGGVSPLLAIRYQLVILFAITASNLITSLFVTKAIARQFFTPAQQLKQF, encoded by the coding sequence GTGTTAACCCCACCCGTAGAACTCGATCTAGAAAAAATGCTGCTGGCGATCGCAATGATGGCGATCGCCGCTGGTCTGTCCGTATGGCAAAAGCTCGGTCTGGCTGGCAGTTTAGCGATCGCCACGGTACGCAGCATCGTCCAGCTCGTCATCGTGGGGTATTTACTCGATGCCGTTTTCGATCTGAAGCAGCCAGTGGTAATCTTGCTGGTGGTTCTGGTGATGAGCGCGATCGCTTCGGTGGAAGCCAGGCACCGCATTGGCAAGAAAGTTCCGTTCGTGTTGCCATTGGTGTGGCTGTCGGTTGTGGTGGGTGCGGGTACGATTTTGGCATATACCACGGCGATCGTGGTGCGACCTGGTGTGTGGTACGCGCCGCAATATCTAATCCCGCTGGCAGGCATGATTTTAGGCAACGCTATGAACGGGGCATCGATCGCGGCAGAGAAATTAACGGCGGCGCTTAGCGATCGCGCTCGCGAAATCGAAACTCATCTATCGTTGGGCGCAACCGCTCAACAGGCGATCGCAGCCTATGAAAGCGATGCAATTAAAACCGCCATGATTCCCAGTATCAACGGCATGATGGTGGTGGGACTGGTAACTTTGCCTGGAATGATGACCGGACAGATTTTAGGCGGCGTGTCGCCGCTACTGGCGATTCGCTACCAATTAGTAATTTTGTTTGCGATTACTGCTTCCAATTTGATTACGTCTCTATTTGTAACTAAAGCGATCGCTCGTCAGTTTTTCACGCCCGCTCAGCAGTTGAAGCAGTTCTGA
- a CDS encoding type II toxin-antitoxin system Phd/YefM family antitoxin, producing the protein MHQINLKEAETQLAELVEEVSNGEEVVIIHSDGRSFKIVPISTEKKPKFGSAKGLVKLSDDFDDPVEGFEQYTP; encoded by the coding sequence ATGCACCAGATTAACTTAAAAGAAGCAGAGACACAACTAGCTGAGTTAGTCGAAGAAGTATCCAATGGTGAAGAAGTTGTTATTATTCATAGTGATGGGAGATCTTTCAAGATTGTACCGATCTCCACAGAAAAAAAACCTAAATTTGGCAGTGCTAAAGGGTTAGTAAAATTATCAGATGATTTTGACGACCCAGTTGAAGGCTTTGAGCAATATACTCCATGA
- a CDS encoding type II toxin-antitoxin system VapC family toxin: protein MKLLLDTHTFLWFIEGNLKLSEEARILIENPKSERFLSIASLWEMSVKTSIGKLELGMTFTDLVKREVYGNAIDVLEILPEHLDELAKLPFYHKDPFDRLIIAQSIAENISVITKDIIFENYPIAILW from the coding sequence ATGAAGCTCTTACTCGACACCCATACCTTCTTGTGGTTCATTGAGGGGAACCTCAAGCTCAGCGAAGAAGCAAGGATTTTGATTGAAAACCCAAAAAGTGAAAGATTCTTGAGCATTGCTAGTCTGTGGGAAATGTCGGTAAAGACAAGTATTGGTAAATTAGAACTTGGAATGACTTTCACCGATTTAGTCAAGCGCGAAGTGTATGGGAATGCCATTGATGTACTCGAAATATTGCCAGAGCATTTAGATGAGTTGGCAAAACTGCCTTTTTACCACAAAGATCCATTCGATCGGCTTATAATTGCTCAGAGTATTGCGGAGAATATATCTGTCATCACAAAAGACATCATATTTGAAAATTATCCCATAGCTATACTGTGGTAA
- a CDS encoding IS5 family transposase has product MRRSYNTDLSNQEWEIIAPMLPKPSKWGRPPKTNMRELLNAIFYILKNGCTWQNLPHDFPPYSTVYFYWQRWERTGLLEEINRKLSQQFREKVSKEATPSLVSIDSQSVKTTESAGSRGFDGGKQIKGRKRFAMVDTLGLVVKVLVCAANIGERAGAKQLLQNLTSPLPRLEKILVDAGFSGDEITQWVNDNFGWLWEVSKRADNQKGFVVESKRWVVERTFAWLGNCRRLSKDYEFYEQMSESFIYLALIRKMLRNLATATS; this is encoded by the coding sequence ATGCGCCGATCCTATAATACCGATTTATCCAACCAAGAATGGGAAATTATCGCACCCATGCTACCCAAACCATCAAAATGGGGTAGGCCACCCAAAACAAATATGCGAGAGTTACTGAATGCCATTTTCTATATACTCAAAAATGGTTGTACATGGCAGAATCTACCCCATGACTTTCCGCCTTACTCAACGGTCTATTTCTACTGGCAAAGGTGGGAAAGAACTGGGCTACTGGAGGAGATTAATCGCAAATTGAGCCAACAATTTAGGGAAAAGGTTAGTAAAGAGGCGACCCCAAGCTTGGTGAGTATCGATAGCCAGAGTGTGAAGACAACAGAAAGTGCGGGCAGTCGAGGTTTTGATGGCGGTAAGCAAATCAAGGGCAGAAAACGCTTCGCTATGGTTGACACCTTGGGCTTAGTTGTAAAGGTGTTGGTGTGTGCAGCTAACATCGGTGAAAGAGCAGGAGCTAAGCAGTTGTTACAGAATCTCACATCTCCATTACCACGATTAGAGAAAATTCTGGTTGATGCTGGATTCTCTGGTGATGAAATCACACAATGGGTCAACGACAACTTCGGATGGCTTTGGGAAGTTAGCAAACGGGCAGACAATCAGAAAGGTTTTGTAGTGGAGTCAAAGCGTTGGGTGGTAGAGCGAACCTTTGCTTGGTTAGGTAATTGTCGTAGACTAAGCAAGGATTATGAATTTTATGAGCAAATGTCTGAATCGTTTATTTACTTGGCTTTAATCCGCAAAATGCTAAGAAATCTGGCAACTGCGACTTCCTAA
- a CDS encoding DUF3352 domain-containing protein, with protein MKAKSVFIGIAAAAIVLLLLSITAVSRVLSASPGNLLRDATVQPIAATFLPKRSPLVASFLVNPDKLGLSAKLAAPPGDRAALRREIDDLKRLVKQEWALDYDADVKPWLGNEVTFAVTTTDLDRQPENGLQPGYLLALEIDKPGVAKKSVEAFWQKQAIAGIDLAFEQYQGVPFIYATPTSKRPGLTAGILGKFVLLTNDPKAMRNAINDIQVPDLALASFNNYKKSVGQLSEARVGVAFVNLAELGKWGAGSGSIPSNLANLPEAAITLGLGLDRLGVKAETLLTLDSLANLPAIAASTSSATDNKATQSIPVGSSVIVGRDLQQTWQQINAAVQPYPELTALLDRTIALVSSHLGFSLEQDISAWVRGEYAISLQPQADRANDWVFAVQKTNPEIAKTAIAQLDDSARSKSKLTVGELEVDGRELTVWTRLSAAIGKADKKVSSPAAITGTVAAVRSQTPDLVLVANSVDAMEAALTANPKSSDYKSNAKAIAATLPRNYQTYAYLNEKLDLAALLADVPGLKQMSDRITKSKLPIVDRIKAITIASASSNTKDSPNVRRGQIFLVLE; from the coding sequence ATGAAGGCAAAATCAGTTTTTATCGGTATTGCAGCGGCGGCAATTGTATTGCTGCTCTTGAGTATTACGGCAGTATCGAGGGTTTTGAGTGCGTCCCCTGGCAACCTGTTGCGCGATGCCACAGTCCAGCCGATCGCCGCCACGTTCTTGCCCAAGCGATCGCCATTGGTGGCCTCTTTCCTTGTAAATCCCGATAAGCTGGGCTTATCTGCAAAACTGGCAGCGCCACCGGGCGATCGCGCCGCGCTCCGCCGCGAGATCGACGATCTGAAGCGGTTGGTGAAGCAAGAGTGGGCGCTGGATTACGATGCCGATGTCAAACCCTGGTTGGGGAATGAAGTTACTTTTGCTGTCACCACCACAGATCTGGATCGCCAACCGGAGAATGGCTTGCAACCGGGTTACCTGCTGGCACTGGAGATCGATAAACCAGGGGTAGCAAAAAAATCTGTGGAAGCATTCTGGCAAAAACAGGCGATCGCTGGAATCGATCTAGCCTTCGAACAATATCAGGGAGTACCTTTTATCTATGCCACGCCTACATCCAAGCGTCCAGGACTGACGGCGGGCATTTTGGGCAAGTTTGTGCTGTTAACCAACGATCCCAAAGCGATGCGCAATGCCATTAACGACATTCAGGTACCGGATCTGGCACTTGCCAGCTTTAACAACTACAAAAAGAGCGTAGGTCAGCTATCCGAAGCACGCGTTGGGGTAGCATTTGTCAATTTGGCAGAATTAGGCAAATGGGGGGCAGGCAGCGGTTCTATCCCGTCGAATTTAGCTAACTTGCCTGAAGCCGCAATTACTCTGGGCTTGGGCTTAGATCGGCTGGGCGTGAAAGCGGAGACGCTTTTGACTCTAGATTCGCTGGCTAATTTACCCGCGATCGCCGCGAGTACTTCTAGTGCTACAGACAACAAGGCTACCCAGTCTATCCCAGTGGGCAGTTCGGTAATTGTGGGGCGAGATTTGCAGCAAACCTGGCAGCAGATTAATGCCGCCGTACAGCCCTATCCCGAACTAACGGCACTCTTGGATCGGACGATCGCTCTGGTGTCATCTCATCTAGGGTTTAGCCTGGAGCAAGATATCTCTGCTTGGGTGCGGGGCGAATATGCCATTAGCTTACAACCGCAAGCCGATCGAGCAAACGACTGGGTATTTGCCGTCCAAAAAACTAATCCTGAGATCGCTAAGACAGCGATCGCTCAACTTGACGACTCCGCGCGCAGTAAATCGAAACTAACCGTAGGTGAGTTGGAGGTTGACGGACGCGAACTCACGGTTTGGACTCGACTCAGTGCGGCGATCGGCAAAGCCGACAAAAAAGTTTCCAGTCCTGCTGCCATAACTGGAACGGTAGCGGCTGTGCGCAGCCAGACTCCAGATCTAGTCCTGGTTGCCAATTCCGTCGATGCGATGGAAGCAGCATTGACTGCTAACCCCAAATCTTCCGATTACAAATCGAATGCCAAAGCGATCGCCGCTACGCTACCTCGCAATTACCAGACCTACGCTTATCTGAATGAAAAATTGGATTTGGCAGCATTATTAGCGGATGTACCTGGACTGAAGCAAATGAGCGATCGCATTACCAAATCTAAGCTGCCAATAGTTGATCGCATTAAAGCCATAACCATTGCGAGCGCGTCATCTAACACCAAAGACAGCCCGAATGTCAGGCGCGGCCAGATATTTTTAGTTTTGGAATAA